One window from the genome of Longimicrobium sp. encodes:
- a CDS encoding amino acid adenylation domain-containing protein, translated as MTEVSKKLGELSPEQRKLLALRLRMQKAKESAPAPQEREGGVFPLSFAQQRMWLLDRLDPGATAYNLAFPWRLRGPLDVPALERAVAEIVRRHETLRTRIDVRDGEPAQVVEPFREWTLPVVDRPIPEAEREAELARIATEEANRPFDLAAGPLFRALLVRAADDDHLFVWSVHHVVGDGWSTGVFDRELKALYEAFAAGRSSPLPPLPIQYGDFAVRQRERLSGEALERQVAWWKDRLAGAPALLELPTDRPRPAVRSDRGDVVGFEVEGVAAAVEALAREADATPFMVLLAAWQALLGRWSGQDDVLVGTPIASRTTPDVEPLIGYFANTLVLRGDLGGDPTFRALLARVREATLGAYEHQDLPFEKLVEEINPGRSLSHTPLFQVAFVFQNLAAATGITEQRRLGDAAMEPAGRGRETAKFDLTLTLVQDSGRTLGSLEYAAELWDRATVERMIGHLGVLLREALRRPDARISDLPLLMDAERVELEARARPAAAFAADEPLHVRFAAQAARSPDAVAATYEGERLTYAELDARANRLAHHLAARGTRPGDLVGLCVERSLETVVGILGILKAGAAYLPLDPAYPDERIAHMLADSGARLVLATADLASRVSGDGITAILLDSDRAEIDAHPSIPPAVEVDGDALAYVIYTSGSTGRPKGVQVTHANVMRLFAATDEWFGFGADDVWTLFHSYAFDFSVWEIWGSLLYGGRLVVVPFYVSRNPDAFRDLLARERVTVLNQTPSAFRQLIRADEEAWGDRSRSASGGQAPARGSRANEFAATTTQSPPSRTGALAGPAEADPDAGSNAHPAAASGLALRCVIFGGEALDPASLRGWVERHGDEAPRLVNMYGITETTVHVTYRVIREADVLAGSASPIGIPIPDLSVQVLDPRGRPVPVGVVGEMYVGGAGVARGYLGRPALTAERFVPDPYPPVPGARLYRSGDLARWTEVRECEGAKVRERDAAADASSGAESTFALSHPRTLALEYLGRADDQVKVRGFRIELGEIESVLLEHPRVREAVVLARGSGDDKRLVAWVVPSNGDAAVPPPPVGSGGGGGERSEPGEGASAARLTAELRAHLSSHLPDYMVPSAFVAMDALPLTRNGKVDRRALPEPDLAASAVEYVAPRTPDEETLAGIWAPLLGVPRVGAEDEFFALGGHSLLATRVITRVREAFGVDLPLRAVFESPTLSALAAEIGRLAGTGTEAPPIVPVDRTGDLPLTFAQERLWFVDRMEPGSMVVTMGSVYRLSGALDAAALERALGEVVRRHESLRSVFPEVDGTPVQRVLPWRAYHLPTTDLKALPEDERGAAAGRIVREPFTTPFDLARGPLLRAVLVRLDEGEHLFAFNLHHVAGDGWSLGIFFGELAALYDAFARGEPSPLAEPAVQFGDYAAWQRAWLRGEVLERQLAYWRGNLAGAPPLLELPTDRPRPAVQSYRGADEHAVLPADELAAIHALGRAEGATLFMTLLAAFSLVLGRLAGHDDVVVGTPIAGRTRAETERLIGLFLNSLAMRTDLGGDPSFRELLRRVRRTTLDAYAHQDVPFELLLAELQPRRSVSHTPVFQVMLNLQNYEGGEMRFGGVEVEGYGHAGEQTSKFDLTLYATEMPDGLALRLVYARDLFGAARMRELLDQLRAVLAQAAADPDAATSRITLQTEMARAVLPDPAAELSNAWRGSVPELFARRACEAPHALAAEDPRERWTYAELDADTAEIANDLVAAGLGSGDVVAIWGHRGTALVRALLATLRSGAAFLVLDPAYPPARLADYVRIAQPKAFLEIPAAGDIPAELESALAETVRCGITICGKPGAVPAGRHPEAGHTEPASAPEDAGRRIYSPGEHTAGDASESHPGAAVIHGSAEASPAAPASGGYLSRYGRGGEPKRAGEGAPAGEGALPESRAEIGPDTLAYLSFTSGTTGTPKAVMGRHGSLTHFTPWLAETFGLSAGDRFSLLSGLAHDPLHRDVFTPLQLGAAVVAPEPDEVAAPGYLARWMREAGITVAHLTPAMGQLIADVPGGVERAAPVESLRRAFFVGDVLTRGDVERLGRLAPNLTVVNYYGSTETQRAVAYHVVQMDEDGDGDAAREVIPLGRGIPGVQLLVRSTSGGMAGIGEVGEVWLRSPHVALGYLGDADLTASRFVRNPWRGDAWDVLYRTGDLGRYRPDGEVEPMGRADQQVKVRGFRVELGDIEAALARHRQVREAVVIARGDAADRRLIAYIVPQRLSGGDPQDALQAAPTPSLPQSVLGEGQARNEPGRGPREVAAAQVPVEGASPGPDPETLRAHLRASLPEFMLPAAFVTLERLPLTQNGKVDRRALPDPAPEHAETRTAPRTETERAVAEIWREVLGHEVGVEDDFFASGGHSLRATQVLSRIEHRFAVRLPVKTIFAAPTVAALAAEIDARGGDFIASPDTGEFASEYGEGVYPLSFAQQRLWLLDRLEPGSAAYNLPAAYRIRGALDAPALERALGEIVRRHETLRTRIETRGDDEPVQVVDPADDFHLPIIEKPEIADDELRRIATDEAARPFDLARGPLFRAMLVRIAADDHALLWTLHHAISDGWSTGILLRELNVLYSAFAADPLSTQHSALSTSVPDLPIQYGQHAVRQRRRLSGAALDEQVRVWKEALAGAPSLLDLPTDWPRPAVQSYRGATLGFGLPDELMARVAGLARREGATPFMVLLAAYQAVLSRWSGQNDVVVGTPVANRTSADVEPLIGFFANTLALRGDLSGAPTFRELLARVREASLFAFDRQDLPFEKLVEELQPERSLAHSPVFQVMFALQNVPREGPRLDGLEMSPIGRAGEAAKFDLSLTLVQAPDRTFGAAEYATDLFDEATIQRFVGHFATLLDAATQQPDARVADLPLMPDAERDELMRISAGPEVAREPSLTLHGLFEAQAARTPDTVAVTFEGRSLTYAEMDGRANQLAHLLRARGVGPETPVAVFMERSLEMVIALYGVLKAGGCYIPVDPEYPAERIAYMLEDSAARVVLTQQRWMEMLPAPAEAIALDAPGVLDGFPSSSVDGDADPDALAYVIYTSGSTGRPKGAGNAHRGIVNRILWMQETFALGADDVVLQKTPFSFDVSVWEFFWPLMAGARLAVAAPGAHRDPARLTETIARERVTTLHFVPSMLRLWLDEAAPERVPTLRRIVASGEALPPELRDRFFTRLPGVELHNLYGPTEAAVDVTWHPCVPGEAAVPIGRPVANTRIHVLDARGNPCPPGVPGELHIAGVQVGRGYQHRPALTAERFVPDPFADHPGARMYRTGDRARWTEVRKCESAKVRKHDGEDAASPSAETTLAPSHSRTFALEYLGRYDFQVKIRGLRVELGEIEAALAADPSVREAVVAARGEGEDARLVAWVVPADGDGISADVLRERLGRALPPYMVPGAFVEMDALPLTPSGKVDRKSLPDPDMRARPDAFVAPWTATEIELADVWREVLGVERVGAADDFFALGGHSLLAVKLASRIRQRFGRELPLAELFRSRTLRALAAALERDGGGAPASPLVALLAGGTRTPIFCVHPAGGTVFRYADLSRHLGPSQPFYGLQAQGVNDDAEPLATVDEMAERYLDAIRDAFPRGPYVLAGWSAGGVIAYEMARRLGEMGEAVPLVVLLDTHAPNEDWETRAPDEVDLYLRYTHDLAGVGPERLAELEMELRPLAGNARLPALAAWIARSGLPVAEATLAQIGRSVRVFATTMRAVNEHRLGAYAGDVLLVEAADGIPGLPAPEGGIAAAWRPHVRGSLEVRTVPGTHGTFISDPYAAEVARVLEECFARSGNPAVVI; from the coding sequence ATGACCGAAGTCTCGAAGAAGCTGGGCGAGCTGTCGCCGGAGCAGCGGAAGCTCCTCGCGCTCCGGCTGCGGATGCAGAAGGCGAAGGAATCCGCCCCCGCGCCGCAGGAGCGCGAGGGCGGCGTCTTTCCGCTCTCGTTCGCGCAGCAGCGCATGTGGCTGCTGGACCGGCTGGACCCCGGCGCCACCGCCTACAACCTCGCCTTCCCCTGGCGCCTGCGCGGCCCGCTCGACGTGCCCGCGCTGGAGCGCGCCGTCGCCGAGATCGTGCGGCGGCACGAGACGCTGCGCACCCGCATCGACGTCCGCGACGGCGAGCCCGCGCAGGTCGTCGAGCCGTTCCGCGAGTGGACGCTCCCCGTCGTCGACCGCCCCATCCCCGAGGCGGAGCGCGAGGCGGAGCTGGCGCGCATCGCCACGGAGGAGGCGAACCGGCCGTTCGACCTGGCCGCGGGGCCGCTCTTCCGCGCGCTGCTGGTGCGCGCCGCCGACGACGACCACCTCTTCGTCTGGTCCGTCCACCACGTGGTCGGCGACGGCTGGTCCACCGGCGTGTTCGACCGCGAGCTGAAGGCGCTGTACGAGGCGTTCGCCGCCGGCCGCTCGTCGCCGCTGCCGCCGCTGCCCATCCAGTACGGCGACTTCGCGGTGCGGCAGCGCGAGCGGCTGTCGGGCGAGGCGCTGGAACGGCAGGTGGCGTGGTGGAAGGATCGCCTGGCCGGCGCGCCCGCGCTGCTCGAGCTGCCGACGGACCGCCCGCGCCCCGCCGTCCGCTCCGACCGCGGCGACGTCGTCGGCTTCGAGGTGGAGGGCGTCGCCGCGGCGGTCGAGGCGCTGGCGCGCGAGGCCGACGCCACGCCGTTCATGGTGCTGCTCGCGGCGTGGCAGGCGCTGCTCGGGCGGTGGTCGGGGCAGGACGACGTGCTGGTCGGCACGCCCATCGCCAGCCGCACCACGCCGGACGTGGAGCCGCTGATCGGCTACTTCGCCAACACGCTGGTGCTGCGCGGCGACCTGGGCGGCGACCCCACCTTCCGCGCCCTCCTCGCCCGCGTGCGCGAGGCCACGCTGGGCGCGTACGAGCACCAGGATCTCCCCTTCGAAAAGCTGGTGGAGGAGATCAACCCCGGGCGCAGCCTCAGCCACACGCCGCTCTTCCAGGTCGCGTTCGTCTTCCAGAACCTGGCCGCGGCCACGGGCATCACCGAGCAGCGCCGGCTGGGCGACGCGGCGATGGAGCCCGCCGGCCGCGGCCGCGAGACCGCCAAGTTCGACCTCACGCTGACGCTGGTGCAGGACTCCGGGCGTACCCTCGGCAGCCTCGAGTACGCCGCCGAGCTGTGGGACCGCGCCACGGTGGAGCGGATGATCGGCCACCTCGGCGTCCTGCTGCGCGAGGCGCTGCGGCGGCCGGACGCGCGCATCTCCGATCTCCCGCTGCTGATGGACGCCGAGCGCGTGGAGCTGGAGGCGCGCGCCCGCCCCGCCGCCGCCTTCGCTGCGGACGAGCCGCTGCACGTCCGCTTCGCCGCGCAGGCCGCGCGCTCGCCGGACGCCGTCGCGGCGACGTACGAGGGCGAGCGGCTGACGTACGCGGAGCTGGACGCGCGCGCGAATCGACTCGCGCATCACCTGGCCGCGCGCGGCACGCGGCCGGGCGATCTCGTCGGCCTGTGCGTGGAGCGCTCGCTGGAGACGGTGGTCGGCATCCTGGGCATCCTCAAGGCCGGCGCCGCCTATCTCCCGCTCGACCCGGCGTACCCGGACGAGCGCATCGCGCACATGCTGGCCGACTCCGGCGCGCGCCTCGTCCTCGCGACGGCGGACCTCGCGTCGCGGGTTTCGGGAGATGGCATCACCGCGATCCTCCTCGATTCCGACCGCGCGGAGATCGACGCGCATCCGTCCATCCCCCCCGCCGTGGAGGTGGATGGCGATGCGCTCGCGTACGTCATCTACACCTCGGGCTCGACGGGGCGGCCGAAGGGCGTGCAGGTGACGCACGCGAACGTGATGCGCCTGTTCGCGGCGACGGACGAGTGGTTCGGCTTCGGCGCGGACGACGTGTGGACGCTCTTCCACTCGTACGCGTTCGACTTCTCGGTCTGGGAGATCTGGGGCTCGCTGCTGTACGGCGGCCGGCTGGTGGTCGTCCCCTTCTACGTCAGCCGCAACCCCGACGCCTTCCGCGACCTGCTCGCCCGCGAGCGCGTGACGGTGCTGAACCAGACCCCCAGCGCCTTCCGCCAGCTCATCCGCGCCGACGAGGAGGCGTGGGGAGATCGCAGTCGCTCGGCCTCTGGTGGCCAGGCCCCGGCGCGGGGGAGCCGGGCGAATGAATTCGCGGCAACAACTACACAAAGTCCGCCTTCGCGGACTGGGGCGCTGGCTGGTCCTGCCGAAGCAGACCCCGACGCGGGCTCCAACGCGCATCCCGCGGCTGCGAGCGGGCTTGCGCTCCGCTGCGTCATCTTCGGCGGCGAGGCGCTGGACCCGGCGTCGCTGCGCGGGTGGGTGGAGCGGCACGGCGACGAGGCGCCGCGGCTGGTCAACATGTACGGCATCACCGAGACGACGGTGCACGTCACCTATCGCGTGATCCGCGAGGCGGACGTGCTCGCCGGCTCGGCCAGCCCGATCGGCATCCCCATCCCCGACCTGTCGGTGCAGGTGCTCGACCCGCGCGGCCGCCCCGTCCCCGTGGGCGTGGTGGGGGAGATGTACGTCGGTGGCGCGGGGGTGGCGCGCGGCTACCTCGGCCGTCCCGCGCTGACCGCCGAGCGCTTCGTCCCCGATCCGTATCCGCCCGTCCCCGGCGCGCGCCTATACCGCTCGGGAGATCTGGCGCGGTGGACCGAAGTGCGAGAGTGCGAAGGTGCGAAAGTGCGAGAGCGGGACGCCGCGGCCGACGCCTCGTCCGGCGCTGAGTCCACTTTCGCACTCTCGCACCCTCGCACTCTCGCACTCGAGTACCTCGGCCGCGCCGACGACCAGGTGAAGGTCCGCGGCTTCCGCATCGAGCTGGGCGAGATCGAGTCGGTGCTGCTCGAGCATCCGCGCGTCCGCGAAGCCGTCGTCCTCGCCCGCGGCTCCGGCGACGACAAGCGCCTCGTCGCCTGGGTCGTCCCGTCGAACGGAGACGCTGCGGTTCCCCCTCCCCCAGTCGGTTCCGGGGGAGGGGGTGGCGAGCGTAGCGAGCCGGGGGAGGGGGCGTCCGCAGCGCGGCTGACGGCGGAGCTGCGCGCGCACCTGTCGTCGCATCTCCCCGACTACATGGTGCCGTCCGCCTTCGTGGCGATGGACGCGCTGCCGCTGACCCGCAACGGCAAGGTCGACCGCCGCGCGCTGCCGGAGCCGGACCTCGCCGCGTCGGCCGTGGAGTACGTCGCGCCGCGCACGCCGGACGAGGAGACGCTCGCCGGCATCTGGGCTCCACTACTGGGAGTGCCGCGCGTCGGGGCGGAGGACGAGTTCTTCGCGCTCGGCGGGCACTCGCTGCTGGCCACGCGCGTCATCACCCGCGTCCGCGAGGCGTTCGGCGTCGACCTCCCGCTCCGCGCCGTCTTCGAATCTCCCACCCTTTCCGCGCTCGCCGCCGAGATCGGCCGGCTGGCGGGGACGGGGACGGAGGCGCCGCCCATCGTCCCCGTCGACCGCACGGGCGACCTGCCGCTGACCTTCGCGCAGGAGCGGCTCTGGTTCGTGGACCGGATGGAGCCCGGCAGCATGGTCGTCACCATGGGCTCCGTCTACCGCCTCTCGGGCGCGCTGGACGCCGCCGCGCTCGAGCGCGCGCTGGGCGAGGTGGTGCGCCGCCACGAGTCGCTGCGCTCCGTCTTCCCCGAGGTCGACGGCACGCCGGTGCAGCGCGTGCTCCCGTGGCGCGCGTACCATCTCCCGACGACGGACCTAAAGGCGCTGCCGGAGGACGAGCGGGGCGCCGCGGCCGGGCGCATCGTGCGCGAGCCGTTCACCACGCCGTTCGACCTGGCGCGCGGGCCGCTGCTGCGCGCGGTGCTGGTGCGGCTGGACGAGGGCGAGCACCTGTTCGCCTTCAACCTCCACCACGTGGCGGGCGACGGGTGGTCGCTCGGCATCTTCTTTGGCGAGCTGGCGGCGCTCTACGACGCGTTCGCGCGCGGCGAGCCGTCGCCGCTCGCCGAGCCGGCGGTGCAGTTCGGCGACTACGCCGCGTGGCAGCGCGCGTGGCTGCGGGGCGAGGTGCTGGAGCGGCAGCTCGCCTACTGGCGCGGCAATCTGGCCGGCGCGCCGCCGCTGCTGGAGCTGCCCACCGACCGCCCGCGCCCCGCCGTCCAGAGCTACCGCGGCGCCGACGAGCATGCCGTCCTTCCCGCGGACGAGCTGGCGGCGATCCACGCGCTCGGCCGCGCCGAGGGGGCCACGCTGTTCATGACGCTGCTGGCGGCGTTCTCGCTCGTCCTCGGCCGGCTGGCGGGGCACGACGACGTGGTGGTGGGCACGCCCATCGCGGGGCGCACACGCGCGGAGACGGAGCGGCTGATCGGCCTCTTCCTCAACTCGCTGGCGATGCGCACGGACCTCGGCGGCGACCCCTCGTTCCGCGAGTTGCTCCGCCGCGTGCGCCGCACCACGCTCGACGCGTACGCGCACCAGGACGTGCCCTTCGAGTTGCTGCTGGCCGAGCTGCAGCCCCGGCGCAGCGTGAGCCACACCCCCGTGTTCCAGGTGATGCTGAACCTGCAGAACTACGAGGGCGGGGAGATGCGGTTCGGCGGGGTGGAGGTCGAGGGATACGGCCACGCGGGCGAGCAGACCAGCAAGTTCGACCTCACGCTGTACGCCACGGAGATGCCGGACGGCCTGGCGCTGCGCCTGGTGTACGCGCGCGACCTGTTCGGCGCCGCGCGGATGCGCGAGCTGCTGGACCAGCTCCGCGCCGTCCTCGCGCAGGCCGCGGCGGACCCGGACGCCGCCACGTCGCGCATCACGCTGCAGACGGAGATGGCGCGCGCGGTGCTCCCCGACCCCGCGGCGGAGCTGTCGAACGCGTGGCGCGGCAGCGTCCCCGAGCTGTTTGCCCGCCGCGCGTGCGAGGCGCCGCACGCCCTCGCCGCCGAGGATCCGCGCGAGCGCTGGACCTACGCCGAGCTCGACGCCGACACGGCGGAGATCGCGAACGACCTCGTCGCCGCCGGCTTGGGGAGCGGCGACGTCGTCGCGATCTGGGGCCACCGCGGCACGGCGCTGGTCCGCGCGCTGCTGGCCACGCTGCGCTCTGGCGCCGCCTTCCTGGTGCTCGACCCCGCGTATCCGCCCGCGCGCCTGGCCGACTACGTCCGCATCGCCCAGCCCAAGGCTTTCCTGGAGATCCCCGCCGCCGGCGACATCCCCGCCGAGCTCGAATCCGCACTCGCCGAAACCGTCCGCTGCGGCATCACCATCTGCGGAAAACCAGGCGCCGTACCCGCGGGACGTCATCCTGAGGCCGGCCACACCGAACCCGCGTCCGCACCAGAGGATGCAGGCCGAAGGATCTATAGCCCGGGGGAGCACACAGCCGGGGACGCGAGCGAAAGCCACCCCGGCGCCGCAGTAATCCACGGCAGCGCCGAAGCCAGCCCGGCCGCGCCGGCATCGGGCGGCTACCTCTCCCGGTACGGGAGAGGTGGCGAGCCTAAGCGAGCCGGAGAGGGCGCCCCAGCCGGAGAGGGTGCGCTGCCGGAGTCGCGCGCCGAGATCGGCCCCGACACCCTCGCCTACCTCTCCTTCACCTCGGGCACCACGGGCACGCCCAAGGCGGTGATGGGCCGCCACGGCTCGCTCACGCACTTCACCCCGTGGCTCGCGGAGACGTTCGGCCTCTCCGCCGGCGACCGCTTCAGCCTGCTGAGCGGCCTGGCGCACGACCCGCTCCACCGCGACGTGTTCACGCCGCTGCAGCTGGGCGCCGCCGTGGTCGCGCCCGAGCCCGACGAGGTCGCCGCGCCCGGCTATCTCGCGCGCTGGATGCGCGAGGCCGGCATCACCGTGGCGCACCTGACGCCCGCGATGGGCCAGCTCATCGCCGACGTCCCCGGCGGGGTGGAGCGCGCCGCGCCGGTCGAATCCCTGCGCCGCGCCTTCTTCGTCGGCGACGTGCTCACGCGCGGCGACGTGGAGCGCCTGGGCCGCCTCGCGCCCAACCTCACCGTCGTCAACTACTACGGCTCCACCGAGACGCAGCGCGCCGTCGCCTACCACGTCGTGCAGATGGACGAAGATGGTGATGGAGATGCCGCCCGCGAGGTGATCCCGCTCGGGCGTGGCATCCCCGGCGTGCAGCTGCTCGTCCGTTCCACGAGCGGCGGAATGGCGGGGATCGGCGAGGTGGGCGAGGTGTGGCTGCGCAGCCCGCACGTGGCGCTCGGCTACCTGGGCGACGCGGACCTCACGGCATCGCGCTTCGTGCGCAACCCATGGCGCGGCGATGCGTGGGACGTGCTGTACCGCACCGGCGACCTCGGCCGCTACCGCCCCGACGGCGAGGTGGAGCCGATGGGCCGCGCCGACCAGCAGGTGAAGGTCCGCGGCTTCCGCGTGGAGCTGGGCGATATCGAGGCCGCCCTCGCCCGCCACCGGCAGGTGCGCGAAGCCGTCGTGATCGCCCGCGGCGACGCAGCCGACCGCCGCCTCATCGCCTACATCGTCCCCCAGCGCCTCTCCGGCGGTGATCCGCAGGACGCGCTTCAGGCCGCGCCGACCCCGTCCCTCCCCCAGTCGGTTTTGGGGGAGGGACAGGCGAGGAACGAGCCAGGGAGAGGGCCTCGCGAGGTCGCGGCCGCGCAGGTGCCCGTGGAGGGCGCGAGTCCCGGCCCTGACCCCGAGACCCTTCGCGCCCACCTCCGGGCATCGCTGCCGGAGTTCATGCTCCCCGCCGCGTTCGTCACGCTCGAGCGGCTGCCGCTGACGCAGAACGGCAAGGTCGACCGCCGCGCGCTCCCCGATCCCGCGCCGGAGCACGCGGAGACGCGCACCGCGCCGCGCACGGAGACGGAGCGCGCCGTCGCGGAGATCTGGCGCGAGGTGCTGGGTCACGAGGTGGGGGTGGAGGACGATTTCTTCGCCAGCGGCGGCCATTCGCTCCGCGCGACGCAGGTGCTGTCGCGCATCGAGCATCGCTTCGCCGTGAGGCTGCCGGTGAAGACGATCTTCGCCGCGCCCACCGTCGCCGCGCTCGCCGCCGAGATCGACGCGCGCGGCGGCGACTTCATCGCATCCCCCGACACCGGCGAGTTCGCGTCCGAGTATGGCGAGGGCGTCTACCCGCTGTCGTTCGCGCAGCAGCGACTCTGGCTGCTCGACCGTTTGGAGCCGGGGAGCGCCGCGTACAATCTCCCCGCCGCGTACCGCATCCGCGGCGCGCTCGACGCCCCCGCGCTGGAGCGCGCGCTCGGCGAGATCGTTCGCCGCCACGAGACCCTCCGCACGCGCATCGAGACGCGCGGTGATGACGAGCCCGTGCAGGTCGTCGACCCCGCGGACGATTTCCATCTCCCGATCATCGAAAAGCCGGAGATAGCGGACGACGAGCTGCGCCGCATCGCCACGGACGAGGCCGCGCGCCCGTTCGACCTCGCGCGCGGCCCCCTCTTCCGCGCGATGCTCGTCCGCATCGCCGCGGACGACCACGCGCTGCTCTGGACGCTGCATCACGCCATCAGCGACGGCTGGTCGACGGGCATCCTGCTGCGCGAGCTGAACGTGCTGTACTCGGCGTTCGCAGCCGACCCACTCAGCACTCAGCACTCAGCACTCAGCACTTCCGTACCCGATCTCCCGATCCAGTACGGCCAGCACGCCGTCCGCCAGCGCCGCCGCCTCTCCGGTGCCGCGCTCGACGAGCAGGTGCGCGTGTGGAAGGAGGCGCTCGCCGGCGCGCCGTCGCTGCTGGATCTGCCCACGGATTGGCCGCGCCCGGCGGTGCAGAGCTATCGCGGCGCCACGCTCGGCTTCGGGCTTCCGGACGAGCTGATGGCGCGCGTCGCCGGGCTCGCGCGGCGCGAGGGGGCCACGCCGTTCATGGTGCTCCTGGCCGCCTACCAGGCCGTGCTCTCGCGCTGGTCGGGGCAGAACGACGTCGTGGTCGGCACCCCCGTGGCCAACCGCACCTCGGCCGACGTGGAGCCGCTGATCGGCTTCTTCGCCAACACCCTGGCGCTGCGCGGCGATCTGTCCGGCGCGCCCACCTTCCGCGAGCTGCTGGCGCGCGTGCGCGAGGCGTCGCTCTTCGCGTTCGACCGCCAGGACCTGCCGTTCGAGAAGCTGGTCGAGGAGCTGCAGCCCGAGCGCAGCCTCGCGCATTCGCCCGTCTTCCAGGTGATGTTCGCGCTGCAGAACGTGCCGCGCGAAGGCCCGCGCCTGGACGGGCTCGAGATGTCGCCCATCGGCCGCGCCGGCGAGGCGGCCAAGTTCGACCTCTCGCTCACGCTGGTGCAGGCGCCCGACCGCACCTTCGGCGCGGCCGAGTACGCGACCGACCTGTTCGACGAGGCCACGATCCAGCGCTTCGTCGGCCACTTCGCCACGCTGCTGGACGCGGCCACGCAGCAGCCCGACGCGCGCGTCGCCGATCTCCCGCTGATGCCCGACGCGGAGCGCGACGAGCTGATGCGCATCTCCGCCGGCCCGGAGGTCGCGCGCGAGCCGTCGCTCACGCTGCACGGGCTGTTCGAGGCGCAGGCCGCGCGCACGCCCGACACCGTCGCCGTCACCTTCGAGGGAAGGTCGCTGACGTACGCGGAGATGGATGGCCGGGCCAATCAGCTCGCGCATCTCCTCCGTGCGCGCGGCGTCGGCCCGGAGACGCCCGTCGCAGTCTTCATGGAGCGTTCGCTGGAGATGGTGATCGCGCTCTACGGGGTGCTCAAGGCGGGGGGATGCTACATCCCCGTCGACCCCGAGTACCCGGCCGAGCGCATCGCGTACATGCTGGAGGATTCCGCCGCGCGCGTCGTCCTCACGCAGCAGCGGTGGATGGAGATGCTTCCCGCCCCGGCCGAAGCCATCGCGCTCGACGCGCCCGGCGTGCTCGACGGCTTCCCCTCATCGTCCGTCGATGGAGATGCCGATCCCGACGCGCTGGCGTACGTGATCTACACGTCGGGATCGACCGGCCGGCCGAAGGGCGCGGGGAACGCGCACCGCGGCATCGTCAACCGCATCCTGTGGATGCAGGAGACGTTCGCCCTCGGCGCGGACGACGTGGTGCTGCAGAAGACGCCGTTCTCGTTCGACGTCTCCGTCTGGGAGTTCTTCTGGCCGCTGATGGCCGGCGCGCGGCTGGCCGTGGCCGCGCCCGGCGCGCACCGCGACCCCGCGCGGCTGACGGAGACCATCGCGCGCGAGCGGGTGACGACGCTGCACTTCGTCCCCTCCATGCTGCGGCTCTGGCTGGACGAGGCGGCGCCGGAGCGCGTCCCCACCCTCCGCCGCATCGTCGCCAGCGGCGAGGCGCTGCCGCCGGAGCTGCGCGACCGCTTCTTCACGCGACTCCCCGGCGTCGAGCTGCACAACCTCTACGGCCCCACCGAGGCCGCCGTCGACGTTACCTGGCACCCGTGCGTGCCGGGCGAGGCGGCGGTGCCCATCGGCCGCCCGGTGGCCAACACGCGTATCCACGTGCTCGACGCGCGCGGCAACCCGTGCCCGCCCGGCGTCCCCGGCGAGCTGCACATCGCCGGCGTGCAGGTGGGCCGCGGATACCAGCATCGCCCCGCGCTCACCGCCGAGCGCTTCGTCCCCGACCCGTTCGCCGATCATCCCGGCGCGCGCATGTACCGGACTGGGGATCGGGCGAGGTGGACGGAAGTGCGAAAGTGCGAAAGTGCGAAGGTGCGAAAGCACGACGGTGAAGACGCGGCCTCTCCCAGCGCCGAGACCACTCTCGCACCCTCGCACTCTCGCACTTTCGCACTCGAGTACCTGGGGAGATACGACTTCCAGGTGAAGATCCGCGGCCTCCGCGTGGAACTGGGCGAGATCGAGGCCGCGCTCGCCGCCGATCCGTCCGTCCGCGAAGCCGTCGTCGCCGCGCGGGGGGAGGGCGAGGACGCGCGCCTCGTCGCGTGGGTCGTCCCCGCGGATGGAGATGGGATTTCCGCCGATGTGCTGCGCGAGCGCCTCGGTCGCGCGCTGCCGCCGTACATGGTGCCGGGCGCGTTCGTGGAGATGGACGCGCTCCCGCTCACCCCCAGCGGCAAGGTCGACCGCAAGTCGCTCCCCGATCCCGACATGCGCGCGCGGCCGGATGCGTTCGTCGCGCCGTGGACGGCCACGGAGATCGAGCTCGCCGACGTCTGGCGCGAGGTGCTGGGCGTGGAGCGCGTCGGCGCCGCGGACGACTTCTTCGCGCTGGGCGGGCACTCGCTGCTGGCGGTGAAGCTGGCGTCGCGCATCCGCCAGCGCTTCGGGCGCGAGCTGCCGCTGGCGGAGCTCTTCCGCAGTCGCACCCTGCGCGCGCTCGCCGCCGCCCTCGAGCGCGATGGTGGTGGCGCGCCCGCGTCGCCGCTGGTCGCGCTGCTCGCGGGCGGCACGCGGACGCCGATCTTCTGCGTGCACCCGGCCGGCGGCACCGTCTTCCGCTACGCCGACCTGTCGCGCCACCTGGGCCCCAGCCAGCCGTTCTACGGCCTCCAGGCGCAGGGCGTGAACGACGACGCCGAACCGCTGGCCACGGTCGACGAGATGGCGGAGCGCTACCTCGACGCCATCCGCGACGCCTTCCCGCGCGGCCCGTACGTGCTCGCCGGCTGGTCGGCGGGCGGCGTGATCGCGTACGAGATGGCGCGGCGGCTCGGGGAGATGGGCGAGGCCGTCCCCCTCGTCGTCCTCCTCGACACCCACGCGCCGAATGAGGACTGGGAGACGCGGGCGCCCGACGAGGTGGACCTGTATCTCCGCTACACGCACGACCTTGCCGGCGTCGGCCCCGAGCGGCTGGCGGAGCTGGAGATGGAGCTGCGCCCGCTCGCGGGCAACGCGCGCCTCCCCGCGCTGGCGGCGTGGATCGCGCGCAGCGGCCTCCCCGTGGCCGAGGCCACGCTCGCGCAGATCGGCCGCAGCGTGCGCGTCTTCGCCACCACCATGCGCGCCGTCAACGAGCACCGTCTCGGCGCCTACGCGGGCGACGTCCTTCTCGTCGAGGCCGCCGACGGCATCCCCGGCCTCCCCGCGCCCGAGGGCGGCATCGCCGCCGCCTGGCGCCCGCACGTGCGGGGGAGCCTGGAGGTGCGCACCGTCCCCGGCACCCACGGCACCTTCATCAGCGACCCGTATGCGGCGGAGGTGGCGCGGGTGCTTGAAGAATGTTTTGCGCGTTCAGGGAATCCCGCCGTTGTGATCTGA